One part of the Sporocytophaga myxococcoides DSM 11118 genome encodes these proteins:
- a CDS encoding ABC transporter ATP-binding protein has product MKIYLRLLSFAKPIEKFAIPYIFFAVLSIIFGLLNFTLLIPIFDLLFSNNSGGSLNKVTELPSFALSYDYFKEVFYYYLYKAAQSSDQKLAALFYVCGVIFTSVLLSNLFRYLSQIVLEDLRIHTLLNLRKTVFNNVLNLHLSYFSNEKKGDIMAKISGDVQVVQGSITNTLIVFFREPVTIIFYFFALFKLSASLTYFTIFFIPVSGLIIATIVRKLKRATSDAQTSMGIMLSILDEALTGLRVIKAFNALSYVQDKFHQENIRYSTASRTMVKKNELASPVSELMGVTVVVGILLYGGAMVLEGNNSLKPEEFIAYIAIFSQVLRPAKAMTGSFSQIQHGITAGERVLQLIDTEPAIKNKPNATELKTFENEISFENVKFSYDEHKTILNGVNFNLQRGKTIALVGPSGGGKSTISDLIPRFYDPTEGCIKIDGTDIKDCTVESVRDLMGIVNQESLLFNDTIHNNIAFGKPNMSREEVIQAAKIANAHNFIMESENGYDTVIGDRGVKLSGGQKQRLSIARAVLKNPPILILDEATSALDTESEKLVQDALNNLMKNRTTLVIAHRLSTIQNADEILVIEKGKIVERGTHQELLMFEDGVYSKLTTMQAL; this is encoded by the coding sequence ATGAAAATATACTTAAGGCTCCTTTCCTTTGCTAAGCCTATTGAAAAATTTGCAATTCCATATATATTCTTTGCTGTGCTCAGCATTATTTTCGGACTTTTAAATTTTACACTTCTCATTCCGATATTTGACCTGTTGTTCTCTAATAATTCTGGAGGATCATTAAATAAAGTGACTGAATTACCTTCCTTCGCTTTGAGCTATGATTATTTCAAAGAGGTATTTTATTATTATCTCTACAAAGCAGCTCAGTCTTCAGACCAAAAACTAGCAGCACTTTTTTATGTATGTGGTGTTATTTTCACTTCGGTTTTACTATCAAATTTATTTCGTTATCTGTCTCAGATCGTGCTTGAGGACTTAAGAATTCACACCCTTCTGAATCTGAGAAAAACAGTATTTAATAATGTATTAAATCTACACCTGAGCTATTTTTCAAATGAGAAAAAGGGTGATATAATGGCGAAAATTTCCGGGGATGTTCAGGTAGTTCAAGGATCGATAACAAACACTTTAATTGTTTTCTTTCGTGAACCGGTAACGATCATATTTTATTTCTTCGCACTTTTCAAACTATCAGCTTCTCTAACATATTTTACAATTTTCTTTATTCCGGTATCAGGATTGATAATAGCGACAATTGTCCGAAAACTGAAACGAGCTACTTCTGATGCTCAAACATCTATGGGAATTATGCTGAGTATATTGGATGAAGCACTTACAGGATTACGTGTTATCAAAGCATTTAATGCTTTATCATATGTTCAGGATAAATTCCACCAGGAGAATATCAGATACTCAACCGCATCCAGAACGATGGTAAAGAAAAACGAACTTGCCTCTCCGGTATCTGAATTGATGGGAGTTACGGTGGTTGTTGGAATCCTTTTGTATGGTGGCGCTATGGTATTGGAAGGAAACAATTCTCTGAAACCTGAAGAGTTTATCGCTTACATTGCCATCTTCAGCCAGGTGCTCAGACCTGCAAAAGCTATGACCGGTTCATTCTCTCAGATACAACATGGTATCACTGCTGGAGAAAGAGTGCTTCAATTAATTGATACAGAGCCAGCAATAAAGAATAAACCAAATGCTACAGAACTGAAGACCTTTGAAAATGAAATTTCTTTTGAGAATGTTAAGTTCTCTTACGACGAGCATAAAACGATTCTTAATGGTGTAAACTTTAATTTACAAAGAGGTAAAACCATAGCATTGGTAGGCCCTTCAGGTGGAGGAAAATCTACTATTTCAGACCTTATTCCAAGATTTTATGACCCTACAGAAGGTTGCATAAAAATTGACGGTACTGATATTAAAGATTGCACTGTTGAATCTGTGAGAGATCTGATGGGTATAGTAAATCAGGAATCTTTGTTATTTAATGACACCATCCATAATAACATTGCATTCGGAAAACCTAATATGTCGAGGGAAGAGGTTATTCAAGCTGCCAAGATTGCTAATGCTCACAACTTTATTATGGAGTCTGAAAACGGATATGATACTGTTATCGGTGACAGAGGGGTTAAGTTGTCTGGTGGTCAAAAACAGCGTTTGAGTATAGCCAGAGCTGTTCTAAAAAACCCTCCTATCTTGATTCTCGATGAAGCTACTTCAGCTCTTGATACAGAATCTGAAAAACTGGTTCAGGATGCCCTAAACAACCTGATGAAAAACAGAACCACATTGGTGATTGCACATAGGTTGAGTACTATTCAGAATGCAGACGAAATACTGGTAATTGAGAAAGGTAAAATTGTAGAAAGAGGTACTCATCAGGAACTGCTGATGTTTGAAGATGGAGTATACAGCAAGCTGACGACTATGCAAGCTTTGTAA
- a CDS encoding O-antigen ligase family protein — MDSIHILANQGILVLTGLALLYFILNIRNFHIFLVEKKFSVFFIIFIAFILSLLRTDPENQKYAALQFELHYQFLALPFLFSVLPPFPRKLYYDIFFLFLVIVFVCALGSTSIYFQNKEYFDWAYGKSQLIPTPVNHVRFSLMVTFSIFLSYYLIEKDYFKDIFFKGLNIIILIFLIFYQHLLAVRSGLVAFYVVLVLITFYLLASKNFKKGILLFIGVITLVGVSFFSLNTLNNKWGYTKYDWNLSDIKDKANNYSIGKRLVSQQVTFQLFREHPIFGVGEGNIESEVRKGYSKNFPYVEAENRLSPHNQYLRTLAASGFLGFIIFISCFYFPLFTDKNYRSRILLAIYTITSISFLFEDTFETKTGLTFCLFFIMFSLHYTKALRVDVNQSLT; from the coding sequence ATGGATAGCATCCATATCCTTGCAAATCAAGGAATATTAGTCCTGACAGGATTGGCTTTACTTTACTTTATATTAAATATCAGAAACTTCCATATCTTCCTGGTTGAAAAAAAATTTTCCGTCTTTTTTATAATTTTTATTGCTTTTATTCTTAGTCTGCTCCGAACCGATCCAGAAAATCAAAAATATGCTGCTCTGCAATTTGAGCTGCATTATCAATTTCTTGCGTTGCCATTTTTATTTTCTGTGCTTCCTCCATTTCCCAGGAAATTATATTATGATATTTTCTTCCTCTTCCTGGTTATTGTATTTGTTTGTGCTTTGGGAAGTACTTCAATTTATTTTCAAAATAAAGAATATTTCGACTGGGCTTATGGTAAATCTCAACTTATTCCTACTCCTGTCAACCATGTCCGCTTCAGTCTCATGGTCACATTTTCTATATTCCTTTCATATTATCTTATAGAAAAAGACTACTTTAAGGATATTTTTTTCAAAGGGTTAAATATAATTATACTTATATTTTTAATCTTTTATCAGCATTTGCTAGCAGTTCGGTCAGGGTTAGTCGCTTTTTATGTTGTTTTGGTTTTAATTACCTTCTATCTATTAGCATCAAAAAATTTCAAAAAAGGCATACTCCTATTCATCGGCGTGATTACATTGGTTGGAGTCTCATTCTTTTCTCTGAATACCCTAAATAATAAATGGGGGTATACAAAGTATGACTGGAATCTGAGTGACATTAAAGATAAAGCTAACAATTATTCCATCGGCAAAAGACTGGTTTCCCAGCAGGTGACGTTTCAACTTTTCAGGGAACATCCAATATTTGGAGTTGGAGAAGGCAATATTGAATCTGAAGTAAGAAAAGGATATTCCAAAAATTTTCCATATGTAGAAGCGGAAAACAGATTAAGTCCACACAACCAATACCTCAGAACATTAGCAGCTAGTGGCTTTCTGGGCTTTATTATCTTTATCTCCTGCTTCTATTTTCCATTATTTACAGATAAAAACTATAGATCCAGAATTCTTCTGGCCATATATACTATCACTTCAATATCGTTTCTTTTTGAAGATACCTTTGAAACAAAGACAGGTCTTACTTTCTGTTTATTCTTTATTATGTTCAGCCTTCACTATACAAAAGCTTTAAGGGTGGATGTCAATCAAAGCCTGACTTAA
- the pyrH gene encoding UMP kinase encodes MKYKRILLKLSGEALMGNQKYGIDPEVLMRYAKEIKAVSDKGVQLAIVIGGGNIYRGVEAAATGIDRVQGDYMGMLATVINAMALQSALENIGLYTRLMSGIKIEQVCEQFIRRRAVRHLEKGRIVIFGAGTGNPYFTTDSAASLRAIEIEAQAVLKGTRVDGIYSSDPEKDPTATRFSNISFKEVYQKGLQIMDMTAFTLCKENGLPIIVFDMNKPGNLLKIAEGEDVGTLVTM; translated from the coding sequence ATGAAATACAAAAGAATTCTTTTAAAACTAAGTGGAGAAGCATTGATGGGAAATCAAAAGTACGGTATAGATCCGGAAGTTCTCATGAGATATGCAAAAGAAATAAAGGCTGTAAGTGATAAAGGTGTTCAGCTGGCAATAGTTATCGGAGGAGGTAATATATACAGAGGTGTTGAAGCTGCTGCTACAGGCATAGACAGAGTTCAGGGCGACTATATGGGTATGCTTGCTACTGTGATAAATGCGATGGCACTTCAAAGCGCGCTAGAAAATATTGGTCTTTACACAAGATTAATGTCTGGAATCAAGATTGAACAAGTTTGTGAGCAATTTATAAGAAGAAGAGCAGTGAGACATCTTGAGAAAGGACGAATTGTAATTTTCGGAGCAGGTACAGGAAACCCATACTTCACAACAGATTCAGCAGCAAGCTTAAGAGCTATTGAAATTGAAGCTCAAGCTGTTCTTAAAGGAACGAGAGTTGATGGGATTTATTCATCAGATCCGGAAAAAGATCCTACCGCAACAAGGTTCTCTAATATTTCATTCAAGGAAGTATACCAAAAAGGTCTTCAGATCATGGATATGACAGCCTTCACCCTTTGCAAGGAAAATGGTTTACCAATTATCGTATTTGATATGAATAAGCCAGGCAATCTTCTGAAAATTGCGGAAGGTGAAGATGTCGGTACACTGGTAACAATGTAA
- the nadD gene encoding nicotinate (nicotinamide) nucleotide adenylyltransferase, whose protein sequence is MKVGLFFGSFNPIHIGHLIIGNVMAEHADLDEVWYVVTPQNPLKKNNTLIHEFDRYDMVNLAVMDHPKFRVSDVEFHLPRPSFTIDTLTYIQEKFPKNKFVLIIGEDNLCQLPKWKNYNSILEYFELYVYPRPDSGDCELKNHKNVRFVEAPLLDISATYIRQSIKKNFSVKYMITQEVETFIKNKNLYR, encoded by the coding sequence ATGAAAGTAGGTCTTTTTTTCGGTTCATTTAACCCCATTCATATCGGTCATCTCATTATAGGAAATGTAATGGCTGAGCATGCCGACCTGGATGAAGTATGGTATGTGGTCACGCCTCAGAATCCTCTGAAAAAAAATAATACTTTAATACATGAGTTTGACAGGTACGATATGGTGAATCTGGCTGTTATGGACCATCCGAAATTTCGTGTAAGCGATGTGGAATTTCATTTACCGAGGCCTAGTTTTACAATTGATACTCTAACCTATATTCAGGAGAAATTTCCTAAAAATAAATTTGTGCTTATCATCGGGGAAGACAATCTTTGTCAGCTTCCTAAATGGAAAAATTACAACAGTATATTAGAATATTTTGAGTTGTATGTTTATCCAAGACCTGATTCAGGTGATTGTGAATTGAAAAATCATAAAAATGTAAGGTTTGTGGAAGCTCCCTTGCTGGATATTTCTGCCACCTACATCAGGCAGTCAATTAAAAAAAATTTTTCAGTAAAATATATGATAACTCAAGAGGTAGAGACTTTTATTAAAAATAAAAATCTCTACCGTTAA
- the frr gene encoding ribosome recycling factor — protein MEEIQLYLDEAKDSMQKALKHTEAEFAKIRAGKAMPSMVHGVSVSYYGIDTPLEQVSSITTPDAKTILIKPFEKKLISEIEKAIKDSNLGFNPQNDGENIRITLPPLTEERRKALVKQVKGESESGKIAIRNIRKDTNEELRTLQKEGASEDEIKKAEEKVQTLTNDFIAKIDQVLAKKEAEIMTV, from the coding sequence ATGGAAGAAATTCAATTATACCTGGACGAAGCAAAGGATTCAATGCAAAAAGCATTGAAGCACACCGAAGCTGAATTCGCTAAAATACGTGCCGGCAAAGCAATGCCGTCAATGGTTCACGGAGTCTCTGTAAGCTATTATGGTATTGACACTCCGTTAGAACAAGTGTCGTCAATCACCACGCCGGATGCAAAGACGATTTTGATCAAGCCTTTTGAAAAAAAATTAATCTCTGAAATTGAAAAGGCCATTAAAGACAGCAACCTGGGTTTTAACCCACAAAATGACGGGGAAAACATCAGAATCACTTTACCTCCACTTACTGAAGAAAGAAGAAAAGCTCTTGTAAAACAAGTAAAAGGTGAATCTGAGAGTGGTAAAATAGCTATTCGTAATATTAGAAAAGACACTAATGAAGAACTAAGAACTCTTCAAAAAGAAGGTGCTTCTGAAGATGAGATTAAAAAAGCCGAAGAAAAAGTGCAGACTTTGACTAATGACTTTATTGCAAAAATAGATCAGGTTTTAGCTAAGAAAGAAGCTGAAATAATGACTGTTTAA
- a CDS encoding glycoside hydrolase family 16 protein, with product MKKILVQILVLFLWSEIVFGQQSLTKFSTDIKYDAVAQDKRQESSKQPCVINYNDWNLSFQDDFNGSVKDLSDNWYLFSDNHGPDELQIYKWNQLSVSYGNLVITAQPLPKPEKGSNGVTYNYASGWIHFKNMVKGNTLFEIKCKMPEGREQSLWPAFWMWNGGCSQQTDGYREIDIFEYWGNNYKCGTNNVFWCDGSRNRQSCFTEYCEKQPDFFNDFHTFSVAWLKDKLVFYIDGKEIRTVTDHVPSVSAEMYLIANLALGNSPSISDVKFPQHFIIDWIKIYRLKDKENTLETCTQFDDCETTSANELELLKAATIKH from the coding sequence ATGAAGAAAATCCTTGTTCAGATCCTTGTTTTATTTTTATGGTCGGAGATAGTCTTTGGTCAACAGTCTTTAACCAAATTTTCAACAGATATAAAATATGACGCAGTAGCACAGGACAAGCGGCAAGAATCTTCAAAGCAGCCTTGTGTAATTAATTACAATGATTGGAACTTATCTTTTCAGGATGACTTCAATGGTTCTGTCAAAGATTTGTCAGACAATTGGTATTTGTTTAGTGACAATCACGGACCGGACGAATTACAAATTTATAAATGGAACCAGTTGTCCGTTTCTTATGGAAATCTGGTGATTACTGCTCAGCCTCTTCCCAAGCCTGAAAAAGGCTCTAATGGTGTTACTTATAATTATGCTTCTGGTTGGATTCACTTTAAAAATATGGTAAAAGGGAATACCTTGTTTGAAATAAAATGTAAAATGCCTGAAGGTAGAGAACAATCTTTATGGCCTGCATTTTGGATGTGGAACGGTGGTTGTTCTCAACAAACAGATGGTTATAGAGAAATTGACATCTTTGAATATTGGGGTAATAATTACAAATGCGGAACGAATAATGTCTTCTGGTGCGATGGAAGCCGAAACAGGCAGAGTTGTTTTACTGAATATTGTGAAAAACAACCTGATTTTTTCAATGACTTCCACACTTTCTCTGTTGCCTGGCTAAAAGATAAGCTTGTATTTTATATTGATGGTAAGGAAATTCGGACAGTTACGGATCACGTACCCTCTGTTTCAGCTGAGATGTATTTGATTGCTAACCTTGCCCTGGGTAATTCACCTTCTATTTCTGATGTAAAATTTCCTCAGCATTTTATTATAGATTGGATTAAAATTTATAGGCTTAAGGACAAGGAAAATACATTAGAAACCTGCACTCAATTTGATGATTGTGAAACGACAAGTGCAAATGAATTGGAACTTCTAAAAGCTGCAACCATTAAACATTAA
- a CDS encoding acetyl-CoA carboxylase biotin carboxyl carrier protein subunit, translating to MLKIKTSNQNFIEFRKEGDKLILNGSPLNWDISELAYQKSYHIIRENKSYSVEVLKFDKEQKILFLRINDKELQIEIQDTRDLMLEKLGVNNKRSETLNDIKAPMPGKVLEIKVKEGQTIEKGEPVLILEAMKMENLIKSPGAGIVKSIQIKEGQSVEKNQVLIRL from the coding sequence ATGTTAAAAATAAAAACTAGTAATCAAAATTTTATTGAGTTTCGAAAAGAAGGAGACAAGCTTATTCTTAATGGAAGTCCTTTAAACTGGGACATTTCAGAACTGGCTTATCAAAAATCTTATCATATTATAAGAGAAAACAAAAGCTATTCTGTGGAAGTATTAAAGTTCGACAAAGAGCAAAAGATTCTTTTTTTAAGAATAAATGATAAGGAACTTCAGATTGAGATTCAAGATACAAGAGATCTAATGCTTGAAAAACTTGGAGTCAACAATAAGAGGTCAGAAACACTCAATGACATAAAAGCCCCCATGCCAGGGAAGGTTTTAGAGATAAAGGTAAAAGAAGGTCAAACCATTGAGAAAGGAGAACCGGTATTGATCCTTGAAGCGATGAAGATGGAAAATCTGATTAAATCTCCAGGGGCTGGTATTGTTAAAAGCATTCAGATAAAGGAAGGACAGAGTGTCGAAAAAAATCAGGTACTGATCAGGTTATAA
- a CDS encoding glycosyltransferase family 2 protein — MNQKSISVVIPNYNGRKLLEENLPSVYKALEYCKAEYEIIIADDCSTDDSVAFLKDRYPEIILLINEVNKGFSPTINLGIKAATKDLVFALNNDVMLTPEYFVDQFRYFDSENTFGVMGKIIGLTDHKTQDTAKYPYIKGATIKGTINYSLENSSKSFWIPSFFLSGANSLVDRKKLFTLGGFDEIYAPFYNEDLDLGIKAWRLGWKCYYEPEAVCLHPNSATISKYHKSKKIKVTSFRNKVLLHLIHLEGLYLFLYNIQLFFNLALKILSFKFYYITALNEVALRKKDIAATRMKINELGKFSGTKKSLPAVVKEIRRQLSGKKIIKF; from the coding sequence ATGAATCAGAAAAGTATATCAGTAGTCATACCAAATTACAACGGCAGAAAACTTCTCGAAGAAAACCTTCCTTCAGTTTATAAAGCTCTTGAATATTGCAAAGCAGAGTACGAAATCATTATCGCAGATGACTGTTCCACTGACGACTCCGTTGCATTTCTAAAAGATAGATATCCTGAAATTATATTGCTCATTAATGAAGTAAACAAAGGATTTTCTCCGACTATAAATCTTGGAATTAAAGCAGCCACTAAGGATCTGGTCTTCGCACTCAACAATGATGTTATGCTGACTCCGGAATATTTTGTGGATCAATTTAGGTACTTTGATTCGGAAAACACATTCGGAGTAATGGGCAAAATAATTGGACTGACGGATCACAAGACCCAGGACACTGCAAAATACCCATATATTAAAGGCGCTACTATTAAAGGTACAATTAACTATTCCCTTGAAAATAGTTCAAAGTCATTCTGGATTCCGAGTTTCTTTTTAAGTGGGGCCAATAGTCTTGTCGATAGGAAAAAATTATTTACACTTGGTGGATTTGATGAAATCTATGCCCCTTTCTACAATGAAGATCTGGATCTTGGCATAAAGGCCTGGCGTTTAGGCTGGAAATGTTACTATGAACCGGAGGCTGTGTGCCTGCATCCGAACAGTGCCACAATTTCTAAATATCATAAAAGTAAAAAGATAAAAGTTACCTCTTTCAGAAATAAAGTGCTTTTACATTTAATTCATTTGGAAGGACTTTACCTGTTTTTATATAATATTCAGTTGTTTTTTAACCTGGCGCTCAAAATTCTTTCCTTTAAGTTTTATTACATCACGGCTTTAAATGAAGTTGCTCTGAGAAAAAAAGATATTGCAGCTACCCGAATGAAAATTAATGAATTAGGAAAATTTTCAGGGACAAAAAAATCATTACCTGCTGTGGTAAAGGAAATAAGAAGGCAATTAAGCGGGAAAAAGATCATCAAATTCTAA
- a CDS encoding glycosyltransferase family 9 protein has product MKNILISRTDNLGDVVLTFPLAAYLKQYFPGSRILFLGKKYTADLIKACNSIDEFISKESLLDDPSLLKSKNIEAVIFVYPDKDVAKICKQSRIPVRIGTSHRIFHWLYANKKVSFSRKKSDLHEAQLNFKLLEGLGITVIPSIETLGTLLNVSPKSEIPEAVKSELYSAKKKIILHPKSKGSAREWPLQNYFSLAKRLISAGYTPVISGTKEEGQKMRNEQEDFFSLPEMIDLTGKVSLGELISVISKADGLIACSTGPLHIASALGIPTIGFYPSIKPMHAGRWKPIGKYSTVLSLDKYCVDCAKGGNCICIESLKTEQVFEILEGWNK; this is encoded by the coding sequence ATGAAAAATATTCTGATAAGCAGAACTGATAATCTTGGAGATGTGGTACTCACATTTCCTCTCGCTGCATATCTTAAACAATACTTCCCAGGCTCCAGGATTCTTTTTCTCGGGAAAAAATATACTGCAGATCTTATAAAAGCTTGTAATTCTATTGATGAATTCATTTCTAAAGAATCGCTTTTAGATGATCCATCTTTACTAAAATCAAAGAATATAGAGGCTGTCATATTCGTGTATCCAGACAAGGACGTGGCAAAAATCTGCAAACAAAGCAGGATACCTGTCCGAATTGGCACTAGCCATAGGATATTTCACTGGTTATATGCCAATAAAAAAGTAAGCTTTTCCAGAAAAAAATCTGATCTCCATGAAGCTCAATTGAATTTCAAATTACTTGAAGGCTTAGGAATAACAGTAATTCCTTCAATTGAAACTTTAGGTACTTTACTCAATGTGTCTCCTAAGTCTGAAATACCGGAAGCTGTTAAATCAGAACTTTATAGTGCAAAGAAAAAAATAATATTGCACCCTAAGTCCAAAGGAAGTGCAAGAGAATGGCCTCTTCAAAACTATTTTTCCCTTGCTAAAAGATTAATTTCAGCTGGCTATACTCCTGTTATTTCAGGTACAAAAGAGGAAGGCCAGAAAATGCGAAATGAACAAGAAGACTTCTTCTCTTTACCTGAAATGATTGACCTTACAGGCAAAGTCAGTTTAGGTGAACTCATTTCCGTAATTTCAAAAGCTGATGGACTTATAGCTTGCAGTACCGGACCTTTGCACATTGCATCTGCTTTGGGAATCCCTACAATAGGATTCTATCCTTCCATAAAACCGATGCACGCAGGAAGATGGAAACCAATAGGCAAATATTCAACAGTATTGTCTCTTGATAAGTACTGTGTGGACTGTGCAAAAGGAGGAAATTGTATTTGCATAGAATCATTGAAAACAGAGCAAGTTTTTGAAATATTAGAGGGTTGGAACAAATGA
- a CDS encoding sigma-70 family RNA polymerase sigma factor, whose translation MEENRENIRKDLSKAEKDAQFEKEFMPLIDSLYNFAYRLTLDEDDANDLVQETYLKAYRFFNSYEQGTNAKAWLFRILKNSFINDFRKKSKEPSKVDYQEVESYYNSDDVDESITTDLRIESLQEMIGDEVATALNALAVDFRTIIILCDLEGFTYEEMAKILDIPIGTVRSRLHRARNLLKEKLKTYAGTMGYNK comes from the coding sequence ATGGAAGAGAATAGAGAAAATATAAGAAAGGATTTAAGCAAAGCGGAGAAGGATGCTCAGTTTGAAAAGGAGTTTATGCCTTTGATTGATTCTCTTTATAATTTTGCTTATCGTTTGACCCTTGATGAAGACGATGCAAATGATCTTGTACAGGAGACCTATTTAAAAGCATATCGATTCTTTAATTCATATGAACAAGGTACCAATGCTAAAGCCTGGCTGTTCAGAATTTTGAAAAACAGCTTTATTAATGATTTTAGAAAGAAAAGTAAAGAACCTTCAAAGGTTGATTATCAGGAGGTAGAGTCTTATTATAACTCTGATGATGTGGATGAAAGCATCACTACCGACCTTAGGATAGAATCTTTGCAGGAGATGATCGGGGATGAAGTTGCCACTGCCTTGAATGCGTTGGCGGTAGATTTCAGGACTATCATTATACTTTGCGACCTTGAAGGATTTACTTACGAAGAAATGGCTAAAATTCTTGATATACCAATTGGTACGGTAAGGTCGAGATTGCACAGAGCTAGAAACTTATTAAAAGAAAAGTTGAAAACTTATGCAGGTACAATGGGCTATAACAAATAA
- the gmk gene encoding guanylate kinase: protein MDDGKLIIFSAPSGSGKTTIVKHLLAKNNNLGYSISACTRDKRGRNETYGKDYYFLTPEEFKQKIDQDEFVEWEQVYPGQFYGTLKSEINRIWSDGKSAVFDVDVKGGLSLKKFYGDKALAIFVKCPSMEVLEQRLRERKTDTEESISARLFKVKFEMSFENQFDITLVNNDLEEALKEAQRLVDDFLAGKISFPKKA from the coding sequence ATGGACGATGGCAAATTAATCATTTTTTCAGCTCCCTCTGGATCTGGTAAAACGACAATTGTCAAGCATTTGCTTGCAAAAAATAATAATCTGGGATACTCTATATCCGCTTGTACGCGTGATAAAAGAGGTCGTAATGAAACTTACGGAAAGGATTATTATTTTCTCACCCCGGAAGAATTTAAACAAAAAATTGATCAAGACGAGTTTGTTGAGTGGGAACAAGTATACCCTGGCCAATTTTATGGTACTTTAAAATCTGAAATTAACAGAATTTGGAGTGATGGGAAAAGTGCTGTATTTGATGTGGATGTTAAAGGCGGCCTTAGCCTTAAAAAGTTTTATGGAGATAAAGCATTGGCAATTTTTGTAAAGTGCCCATCTATGGAAGTTTTAGAACAAAGACTGAGAGAAAGAAAAACTGATACTGAGGAAAGTATTTCTGCAAGATTATTCAAAGTGAAATTTGAAATGAGTTTTGAAAATCAGTTTGATATAACTTTGGTCAATAATGATTTGGAAGAAGCCTTAAAGGAAGCTCAGCGGTTAGTTGATGATTTTCTTGCAGGAAAAATCAGTTTTCCCAAAAAAGCCTGA
- a CDS encoding zf-HC2 domain-containing protein: MIANNLIRMDKGNKISECNECMQTLHLLIDGEASYNQKEFLEKHIEECMPCYQSYNIDKNVKEVLKSKIEKKPVPSALIANIKDKLNESF, encoded by the coding sequence ATGATTGCGAACAATTTAATTCGAATGGATAAGGGAAATAAAATCTCTGAATGCAATGAGTGCATGCAAACACTTCACCTGTTAATTGATGGTGAGGCTTCTTATAATCAGAAAGAATTTCTGGAAAAACATATAGAAGAATGTATGCCTTGTTATCAAAGCTATAATATTGATAAAAATGTAAAGGAGGTTTTAAAAAGTAAAATTGAAAAAAAGCCTGTTCCTTCGGCCTTAATAGCGAATATTAAGGATAAATTGAATGAAAGTTTTTAA